One Betta splendens chromosome 8, fBetSpl5.4, whole genome shotgun sequence DNA segment encodes these proteins:
- the svilc gene encoding supervillin isoform X3, which produces MVMDSTDDPVPEPRSERIARYKAERRRELAERYGNVEELPSKWVKRDGREAHEPAIQAHGGPLSSEPGLNQGVNGRTRGVTNGLEADAHAESDYLRRQGSQDSASAHSGQLHTRVSVGRLRSSLLQRSGAGAAPDKASPDAGRTASSLDLAVRPGPEGRRRTQRYLPAGPAGARKSGERFRTQPITAHEVEESSGLLDPAEEHSEADVKTDERAKMSVAAKMSLFKELERSAAPPKARSGACRDRRGRRGNEHRFLTQPITCEEMVTISASTPGAPLEPPSVHAESAEDGDQNCKLSMSEKLALFNKLSLPGRRDDGRADGPPERRRQKGARYRTQPITVEEVGLLQKGPVQLPALCLSSHLSDRQQASSVNLKPSEVRFSQSRPDGGTGPEESSPGQHRDPETGLRGILKKSRSERSGTEAPLHREQNGGGCGAAAAEAALEVHAPPRRRRTSSAEGGSSTAAPWRQRARNGTETGASATRTEPERDAALDQPASSLELSSRIQQEDEKESETTATGGVRVSLADGSTEPQDPTIGTNSAEETETLAAPQRWTNLSFEAQEVSSPTKNQPQPQWRQKAGGAEDQEPHADKDEDFEAEAAAQCAPPSPPREATEPVAADGGSSGDRSPPSSRPRPPAGDGAAESEQDLDVLCQTNMPMLTSAVAEHRRSVRPSRRTQGSRNPLRALAAREDIRQDYMGERVGTTEERIQAEKKSKNSSPEASPPRSTDSSFDAARAARPPFSSLMLIHVKGRQHVQARVVEPSARSLNSGDCFLLVSPEHCVVWSGEFASEQERAKASALASFIQRHGDLGCRASRVVRLEEGLNSDGSVAADFWSLLGGRTPYRGAGAPEEDEVYERGVVESNCVYRLVETRLVPYERAWASVPTTSLLSPTEALVFDFGSELYLWLGLDVPPGRRSVALQLTQQVWAGAYDYSNCGVNPLDPTQRNPGVQPRGEGRPAWALFGVLSQHSETSLFTEKFLDWPRGGGGSEDAAAVDDEAQVGSDRFNPFHSGESVTRLLSSQPEPPAPDLLASCDSASLAPGQTAEEVGSVLDGLGVRRGGSGVVALEDGGRAELRTLAVDTWHVQEFGDSEVPVQSAGQLHQGDSYVIRWTHSAGAADDVDGPDGSGPDGSGPKQSTTFFLWRGRHSSVSGRDTAAFLSIGTKTPPESQVAVSQGSEPPCFLQLFHGGLVVHKGKREEASAHEGWRLFCVRGELPEEGSLLEVDCCCAGLRSRGCVVLLNSQQGVLYLWTGCKAHSSVREVGRRTVERLTQMRPPELGLGADQPVEVEAVEEGSEPAGFWAALGPMDRKAYDCMLHDPGKYNFTPRLFHLSARSGSLRARELQSPHRLPGLVMAMPFVQESLYSEPQPALFLLDNRLEVYLWQRGQPEQTESSASAWTRWHNERRCAMQTALQYCKEMNPRRPPQAYLVLEGSEPLTFTNVFPHWDTSLGPRSQGCTGRVKLTMVQDALAQLMKTQYPLEELLQNPLPEGVDPQHLEVYLSDQDFQTILEMKRDEYASLPSWKQIDLKKSKGLLY; this is translated from the exons ATGGTCATGGACAGCACAGACGACCCGGTCCCGGAGCCCAGATCGGAGCGGATCGCCCGCTACAAGGCCGAGAGGAGGCGAGAACTGGCCGAGCGCTATGGCAACGTGGAGGAGCTTCCTTCCAAATGGGTGAAGAGGGACGGGAGAGAGGCGCACGAGCCGGCGATCCAAGCCCACGGAGGCCCGCTGAGCTCAGAACCAGGCCTGAACCAGGGCGTGAACGGAAGGACGCGAGGGGTCACCAACGGATTAGAAGCAGACGCTCACGCAGAGTCCGACTACCTGAGGAG GCAGGGTTCCCAGGACTCTGCCAGCGCGCACAGCGGGCAGCTCCACACCCGGGTGTCGGTGGGCCGCCTGAGGAGCTCCCTCCTGCAGCGGAGCGGCGCCGGAGCGGCGCCGGACAAAGC GAGCCCCGACGCCGGTCGGAccgcgtcctccctggacctggCTGTGAGGCCGGGCCCCGAGGGCCGGCGGCGCACGCAGCGCTACCTCCCCGCCGGGCCGGCCGGCGCCCGCAAGAGCGGCGAGCGCTTCAGGACGCAGCCCATCACCGCGCacgaggtggaggagagcagcgg GCTGCTGGATCCTGCTGAGGAGCACTCCGAAG CTGACGTGAAAACAGACGAACGAGCCAAGATGAGCGTCGCAGCCAAGATGTCTCTGTTCAAA gagctggagaggtcCGCGGCCCCCCCCAAGGCCCGGAGCGGCGCCTGTCGCGACCGCCGGGGTCGCCGCGGCAACGAGCACCGCTTCCTGACCCAGCCGATCACCTGTGAGGAGATGGTCACCATCAG TGCCTCCACACCGGGAGCTCCACTGGAGCCTCCGTCTGTCCATGCTGAGTCAGCAGAGGATGGGGACCAGAACTGCAAACTCAGCATGAGTGAGAAGCTGGCCCTCTTCAACAAACTGTCTCTGCCGGGGAGGCGGGACGACGGCCGCGCCGACGGGCctccggagcggcggcggcagaaggGCGCCCGGTACCGCACGCAGCCCATCACCGTGGAGGAGGTCGGCCTG CTCCAGAAGGGCCCGGTCCAGCTTCCCGCCTTGTGTTTGTCCTCCCACctgtctgacagacagcagGCCTCGTCTGTCAATCTAAAGCCCAGCGAGGTGCGTTTCTCCCAGTCCAGACCGGACGGCGGCACCGGGCCGGAAGAAAGCAGCCCGGGTCAGCACCGCGACCCGGAGACGGGCCTGAGAGGAATCCTGAAGAAGAGCCGCTCGGAGCGGAGCGGGACGGAGGCGCCGCTCCACCGCGAGCAGAACGGCGGCGGCTGCGGggccgcggcggcggaggcggcgctggAAGTCCATGCGCCGCCGCGGAGACGGAGGACTTCCAGTGCGGAGGGAGGCTCCTCCACCGCGGCTCCCTGGAGGCAGAGAGCCCGAAACGGCACGGAGACCGGCGCCTCCGCTACCAGAACCGAGCCGGAGCGGGACGCTGCCCTGGACCAGCCGGCCTCGTCTCTGGAGCTCAGCTCAAGGATTCA ACAAGAGGATGAGAAGGAGAGTGAAACCACAGCCACAGGTGGAGTCCGTGTCAGCCTGGCGGACGGTTCTACAGAACCACAGGACCCGACCATCGGCACCAACAGCGCG gAAGAGACAGAAACTCTTGCGGCTCCTCAGCGCTGG ACAAATCTGTCCTTTGAGGCTCAGGAAGTGTCGTCTCCCACCAAGAACCAGCCGCAGCCTCAGTGGAGACAAAAGGCCGGTGGG GCTGAGGATCAGGAGCCTCACGCGGACAAAGACGAGGACTTTGAAGCTGAGG CAGCGGCACAGTGCGCTCCGCCCTCGCCGCCGCGCGAGGCGACGGAGCCGGTCGCGGCGGACGGAGGCTCCTCCGGGGACCggtcgcccccctcctcccgcccccgcccccccgccgGAGACGGCGCTGCTGAGAGCGAGCAGGACCTGGACGTGCTCTGCCAGACCAACATGCCCAT gcTAACTTCGGCCGTAGCGGAGCACAGGAGGTCCGTGCGTCCATCTCGCCGCACTCAGGGCTCCAGGAACCCTCTGCGGGCTCTCGCAGCCAGAGAGGACATCAGGCAGGACTACATGGGCGAGAGAGTCGGCACAACTGAGGAGAGGATTCAAGCAGAGAAGA AGTCCAAGAACTCTTCTCCAGAAGCTTCGCCTCCCAGATCGACGGACTCCTCCTTTGACGCTGCGCGTGCGGCCCGTCCGCCCTTCAGCAGCCTGATGCTCATCCacgtcaaag GTAGGCAGCATGTTCAGGCGCGTGTGGTGGAGCCGTCGGCGAGGTCGCTGAACAGCGGCGACTGCTTCCTGCTGGTTTCCCCGGAGCATTGCGTTGTGTGGAGCGGCGAGTTTGCCAGCGAGCAGGAGAGAGCCAAG GCGTCGGCGCTGGCGTCGTTCATCCAGCGTCACGGGGACCTCGGCTGCCGGGCCTCGCGGGTCGTCCGCCTGGAGGAGGGGCTGAACTCTGACGGCAGCGTGGCCGCAGACTTCTGGTCTCTCCTGGGAGGGAGGACGCCGTACAGAG GTGCCGGCGCgccggaggaggacgaggtctACGAGCGCGGCGTGGTGGAGTCCAACTGCGTGTACCGGCTGGTGGAGACGCGGCTGGTGCCCTATGAACGGGCCTGGGCCTCCGTCCCCACCACCTCGCTGCTGAGCCCCACTGAG GCGCTGGTGTTTGACTTCGGCAGCGAGCTGTACCTGTGGCTCGGGCTCGACGTCCCCCCCGGCAGGAGATCGGTGGCTCTGCAGCTGACTCAGCAGGTGTGGGCCGGCGCCTACGACTACAGCAACTGTGGAGTCAACCCACTGGATCCCACGCAGCGCAACCCCGGCGTACAGCC GCGAGGGGAGGGTCGTCCCGCCTGGGCCTTGTTCGGGGTCCTATCGCAGCACAGCGAGACCAGCCTGTTCACGGAGAAGTTTCTAGACTGGCCGCGCGGCGGCGGGGGGAGCGAGGACGCTGCCGCGGTGGACGACGAGGCGCAGGTTGGTTCGGACCGGTTCAACCCGTTTCATTCGGGGGAAAGCGTAACCCGGCTCCTCTCCTCGCAGCCTGAGCCGCCGGCGCCCGACCTCCTGGCGTCCTGTGACAGCGCGTCTCTGGCGCCGGGCCAGACTGCGGAGGAGGTCGGCTCGGTTCTGGACGGGCTCGGCGTGCGGCGGGGCGGCAGCGGCGTGGTGGCGCTGGAGGACGGGGGCCGGGCGGAGCTGCGGACGCTCGCTGTGGACACGTGGCACGTCCAGGAGTTCGGCGACAGCGAGGTTCCGGTGCAGAGCGCCGGGCAGCTGCATCAGGGCGACTCCTACGTCATCCGCTGGACTcacagcgccggcgccgccg ATGACGTGGACGGTCCAGACGGGTCCGGTCCAGACGGGTCCGGCCCAAAGCAGAGCACCACCTTCTTCCTGTGGCGCGGCCGTCACTCCAGCGTCAGCGGACGCGACACGGCCGCGTTTCTGTCCATCGGCACGAAGACGCCCCCGGAGTCGCAG GTGGCCGTGTCTCAGGGCAGCGAACCGccctgcttcctgcagcttttcCACGGAGGCCTGGTTGTTCACAAGGGCAAACGAGAGGAGGCGTCCGCTCACGAAG GCTGGCGCTTGTTCTGCGTGCGGGGGGAGCTGCCGGAGGAGGGGTCTCTGCTGGAGGTGGATTGCTGCTGCGCGGGTCTACGCTCCAGGGGCTGTGTTGTCCTGCTCAACAGCCAGCAGGGGGTCCTGTACCTCTGGACTGGTTGCAAAGCCCACAGCAGCGTCCGAGAGGTCGGCAGGAGGACGGTGGAGCGTCTCACTCAGAT GCGTCCACCAGAGCTGGGTCTCGGCGCCGACCAgccggtggaggtggaggcggtggaggaagGTTCAGAGCCCGCAGGCTTCTGGGCCGCGCTGGGCCCGATGGACCGGAAGGCCTACGACTGCATGCTGCACG ATCCTGGGAAGTACAACTTCACGCCGCGCCTCTTCCATCTGAGCGCCCGCTCCGGGAGCCTCCGGGCCAGGGAGCTTCAGAGCCCGCATCGGCTGCCGGGGCTTGTGATGGCGATGCCCTTCGTCCAGGAGAGCCTGTACTCTGAGCCGCAGCCAG CTTTGTTCCTGCTCGACAACCGCCTGGAGGTTTACCTGTGGCAGAGGGGTCAGCCTGAGCAGACAGAGAGTTCGGCGTCAGCCTGGACCCGGTGGCACAATGAGCGCCGGTGCGCCATGCAGACGGCGCTGCAGTACTGCAAAG AAATGAACCCGAGGAGGCCGCCGCAGGCCTATCTGGTCCTCGAGGGGTCAGAACCTCTCACCTTCACGAACGTCTTCCCACACTGGGACACGAGCCTCGGACCTCGCTCACAG GGTTGCACAGGGCGGGTTAAGCTGACTATGGTGCAGGACGCCCTGGCCCAGCTGATGAAGACCCAGTAccctctggaggagctgctgcagaaccctTTGCCTGAGGGAGTGGACCCACAGCACCTGGAGGTCTACCTGTCTGACCAGGACTTCCAG ACTATTCTGGAAATGAAGAGAGATGAATATGCCTCGCTCCCAAGCTGGAAGCAAATTGAtctgaagaaaagcaaaggcCTGCTTTACTAG
- the svilc gene encoding supervillin isoform X2, which yields MVMDSTDDPVPEPRSERIARYKAERRRELAERYGNVEELPSKWVKRDGREAHEPAIQAHGGPLSSEPGLNQGVNGRTRGVTNGLEADAHAESDYLRRQGSQDSASAHSGQLHTRVSVGRLRSSLLQRSGAGAAPDKASPDAGRTASSLDLAVRPGPEGRRRTQRYLPAGPAGARKSGERFRTQPITAHEVEESSGLLDPAEEHSEADVKTDERAKMSVAAKMSLFKELERSAAPPKARSGACRDRRGRRGNEHRFLTQPITCEEMVTISASTPGAPLEPPSVHAESAEDGDQNCKLSMSEKLALFNKLSLPGRRDDGRADGPPERRRQKGARYRTQPITVEEVGLLQKGPVQLPALCLSSHLSDRQQASSVNLKPSEVRFSQSRPDGGTGPEESSPGQHRDPETGLRGILKKSRSERSGTEAPLHREQNGGGCGAAAAEAALEVHAPPRRRRTSSAEGGSSTAAPWRQRARNGTETGASATRTEPERDAALDQPASSLELSSRIQQEDEKESETTATGGVRVSLADGSTEPQDPTIGTNSAEETETLAAPQRWEPVFASVYSSSTPQYIMCFNQTNLSFEAQEVSSPTKNQPQPQWRQKAGGAEDQEPHADKDEDFEAEAAQCAPPSPPREATEPVAADGGSSGDRSPPSSRPRPPAGDGAAESEQDLDVLCQTNMPMLTSAVAEHRRSVRPSRRTQGSRNPLRALAAREDIRQDYMGERVGTTEERIQAEKKSKNSSPEASPPRSTDSSFDAARAARPPFSSLMLIHVKGRQHVQARVVEPSARSLNSGDCFLLVSPEHCVVWSGEFASEQERAKASALASFIQRHGDLGCRASRVVRLEEGLNSDGSVAADFWSLLGGRTPYRGAGAPEEDEVYERGVVESNCVYRLVETRLVPYERAWASVPTTSLLSPTEALVFDFGSELYLWLGLDVPPGRRSVALQLTQQVWAGAYDYSNCGVNPLDPTQRNPGVQPRGEGRPAWALFGVLSQHSETSLFTEKFLDWPRGGGGSEDAAAVDDEAQVGSDRFNPFHSGESVTRLLSSQPEPPAPDLLASCDSASLAPGQTAEEVGSVLDGLGVRRGGSGVVALEDGGRAELRTLAVDTWHVQEFGDSEVPVQSAGQLHQGDSYVIRWTHSAGAADDVDGPDGSGPDGSGPKQSTTFFLWRGRHSSVSGRDTAAFLSIGTKTPPESQVAVSQGSEPPCFLQLFHGGLVVHKGKREEASAHEGWRLFCVRGELPEEGSLLEVDCCCAGLRSRGCVVLLNSQQGVLYLWTGCKAHSSVREVGRRTVERLTQMRPPELGLGADQPVEVEAVEEGSEPAGFWAALGPMDRKAYDCMLHDPGKYNFTPRLFHLSARSGSLRARELQSPHRLPGLVMAMPFVQESLYSEPQPALFLLDNRLEVYLWQRGQPEQTESSASAWTRWHNERRCAMQTALQYCKEMNPRRPPQAYLVLEGSEPLTFTNVFPHWDTSLGPRSQGCTGRVKLTMVQDALAQLMKTQYPLEELLQNPLPEGVDPQHLEVYLSDQDFQTILEMKRDEYASLPSWKQIDLKKSKGLLY from the exons ATGGTCATGGACAGCACAGACGACCCGGTCCCGGAGCCCAGATCGGAGCGGATCGCCCGCTACAAGGCCGAGAGGAGGCGAGAACTGGCCGAGCGCTATGGCAACGTGGAGGAGCTTCCTTCCAAATGGGTGAAGAGGGACGGGAGAGAGGCGCACGAGCCGGCGATCCAAGCCCACGGAGGCCCGCTGAGCTCAGAACCAGGCCTGAACCAGGGCGTGAACGGAAGGACGCGAGGGGTCACCAACGGATTAGAAGCAGACGCTCACGCAGAGTCCGACTACCTGAGGAG GCAGGGTTCCCAGGACTCTGCCAGCGCGCACAGCGGGCAGCTCCACACCCGGGTGTCGGTGGGCCGCCTGAGGAGCTCCCTCCTGCAGCGGAGCGGCGCCGGAGCGGCGCCGGACAAAGC GAGCCCCGACGCCGGTCGGAccgcgtcctccctggacctggCTGTGAGGCCGGGCCCCGAGGGCCGGCGGCGCACGCAGCGCTACCTCCCCGCCGGGCCGGCCGGCGCCCGCAAGAGCGGCGAGCGCTTCAGGACGCAGCCCATCACCGCGCacgaggtggaggagagcagcgg GCTGCTGGATCCTGCTGAGGAGCACTCCGAAG CTGACGTGAAAACAGACGAACGAGCCAAGATGAGCGTCGCAGCCAAGATGTCTCTGTTCAAA gagctggagaggtcCGCGGCCCCCCCCAAGGCCCGGAGCGGCGCCTGTCGCGACCGCCGGGGTCGCCGCGGCAACGAGCACCGCTTCCTGACCCAGCCGATCACCTGTGAGGAGATGGTCACCATCAG TGCCTCCACACCGGGAGCTCCACTGGAGCCTCCGTCTGTCCATGCTGAGTCAGCAGAGGATGGGGACCAGAACTGCAAACTCAGCATGAGTGAGAAGCTGGCCCTCTTCAACAAACTGTCTCTGCCGGGGAGGCGGGACGACGGCCGCGCCGACGGGCctccggagcggcggcggcagaaggGCGCCCGGTACCGCACGCAGCCCATCACCGTGGAGGAGGTCGGCCTG CTCCAGAAGGGCCCGGTCCAGCTTCCCGCCTTGTGTTTGTCCTCCCACctgtctgacagacagcagGCCTCGTCTGTCAATCTAAAGCCCAGCGAGGTGCGTTTCTCCCAGTCCAGACCGGACGGCGGCACCGGGCCGGAAGAAAGCAGCCCGGGTCAGCACCGCGACCCGGAGACGGGCCTGAGAGGAATCCTGAAGAAGAGCCGCTCGGAGCGGAGCGGGACGGAGGCGCCGCTCCACCGCGAGCAGAACGGCGGCGGCTGCGGggccgcggcggcggaggcggcgctggAAGTCCATGCGCCGCCGCGGAGACGGAGGACTTCCAGTGCGGAGGGAGGCTCCTCCACCGCGGCTCCCTGGAGGCAGAGAGCCCGAAACGGCACGGAGACCGGCGCCTCCGCTACCAGAACCGAGCCGGAGCGGGACGCTGCCCTGGACCAGCCGGCCTCGTCTCTGGAGCTCAGCTCAAGGATTCA ACAAGAGGATGAGAAGGAGAGTGAAACCACAGCCACAGGTGGAGTCCGTGTCAGCCTGGCGGACGGTTCTACAGAACCACAGGACCCGACCATCGGCACCAACAGCGCG gAAGAGACAGAAACTCTTGCGGCTCCTCAGCGCTGG gAGCCCGTCTTTGCCTCTGTCTATTCTAGCAGCACGCCCCAGTATATCATGTGTTTCAATCAG ACAAATCTGTCCTTTGAGGCTCAGGAAGTGTCGTCTCCCACCAAGAACCAGCCGCAGCCTCAGTGGAGACAAAAGGCCGGTGGG GCTGAGGATCAGGAGCCTCACGCGGACAAAGACGAGGACTTTGAAGCTGAGG CGGCACAGTGCGCTCCGCCCTCGCCGCCGCGCGAGGCGACGGAGCCGGTCGCGGCGGACGGAGGCTCCTCCGGGGACCggtcgcccccctcctcccgcccccgcccccccgccgGAGACGGCGCTGCTGAGAGCGAGCAGGACCTGGACGTGCTCTGCCAGACCAACATGCCCAT gcTAACTTCGGCCGTAGCGGAGCACAGGAGGTCCGTGCGTCCATCTCGCCGCACTCAGGGCTCCAGGAACCCTCTGCGGGCTCTCGCAGCCAGAGAGGACATCAGGCAGGACTACATGGGCGAGAGAGTCGGCACAACTGAGGAGAGGATTCAAGCAGAGAAGA AGTCCAAGAACTCTTCTCCAGAAGCTTCGCCTCCCAGATCGACGGACTCCTCCTTTGACGCTGCGCGTGCGGCCCGTCCGCCCTTCAGCAGCCTGATGCTCATCCacgtcaaag GTAGGCAGCATGTTCAGGCGCGTGTGGTGGAGCCGTCGGCGAGGTCGCTGAACAGCGGCGACTGCTTCCTGCTGGTTTCCCCGGAGCATTGCGTTGTGTGGAGCGGCGAGTTTGCCAGCGAGCAGGAGAGAGCCAAG GCGTCGGCGCTGGCGTCGTTCATCCAGCGTCACGGGGACCTCGGCTGCCGGGCCTCGCGGGTCGTCCGCCTGGAGGAGGGGCTGAACTCTGACGGCAGCGTGGCCGCAGACTTCTGGTCTCTCCTGGGAGGGAGGACGCCGTACAGAG GTGCCGGCGCgccggaggaggacgaggtctACGAGCGCGGCGTGGTGGAGTCCAACTGCGTGTACCGGCTGGTGGAGACGCGGCTGGTGCCCTATGAACGGGCCTGGGCCTCCGTCCCCACCACCTCGCTGCTGAGCCCCACTGAG GCGCTGGTGTTTGACTTCGGCAGCGAGCTGTACCTGTGGCTCGGGCTCGACGTCCCCCCCGGCAGGAGATCGGTGGCTCTGCAGCTGACTCAGCAGGTGTGGGCCGGCGCCTACGACTACAGCAACTGTGGAGTCAACCCACTGGATCCCACGCAGCGCAACCCCGGCGTACAGCC GCGAGGGGAGGGTCGTCCCGCCTGGGCCTTGTTCGGGGTCCTATCGCAGCACAGCGAGACCAGCCTGTTCACGGAGAAGTTTCTAGACTGGCCGCGCGGCGGCGGGGGGAGCGAGGACGCTGCCGCGGTGGACGACGAGGCGCAGGTTGGTTCGGACCGGTTCAACCCGTTTCATTCGGGGGAAAGCGTAACCCGGCTCCTCTCCTCGCAGCCTGAGCCGCCGGCGCCCGACCTCCTGGCGTCCTGTGACAGCGCGTCTCTGGCGCCGGGCCAGACTGCGGAGGAGGTCGGCTCGGTTCTGGACGGGCTCGGCGTGCGGCGGGGCGGCAGCGGCGTGGTGGCGCTGGAGGACGGGGGCCGGGCGGAGCTGCGGACGCTCGCTGTGGACACGTGGCACGTCCAGGAGTTCGGCGACAGCGAGGTTCCGGTGCAGAGCGCCGGGCAGCTGCATCAGGGCGACTCCTACGTCATCCGCTGGACTcacagcgccggcgccgccg ATGACGTGGACGGTCCAGACGGGTCCGGTCCAGACGGGTCCGGCCCAAAGCAGAGCACCACCTTCTTCCTGTGGCGCGGCCGTCACTCCAGCGTCAGCGGACGCGACACGGCCGCGTTTCTGTCCATCGGCACGAAGACGCCCCCGGAGTCGCAG GTGGCCGTGTCTCAGGGCAGCGAACCGccctgcttcctgcagcttttcCACGGAGGCCTGGTTGTTCACAAGGGCAAACGAGAGGAGGCGTCCGCTCACGAAG GCTGGCGCTTGTTCTGCGTGCGGGGGGAGCTGCCGGAGGAGGGGTCTCTGCTGGAGGTGGATTGCTGCTGCGCGGGTCTACGCTCCAGGGGCTGTGTTGTCCTGCTCAACAGCCAGCAGGGGGTCCTGTACCTCTGGACTGGTTGCAAAGCCCACAGCAGCGTCCGAGAGGTCGGCAGGAGGACGGTGGAGCGTCTCACTCAGAT GCGTCCACCAGAGCTGGGTCTCGGCGCCGACCAgccggtggaggtggaggcggtggaggaagGTTCAGAGCCCGCAGGCTTCTGGGCCGCGCTGGGCCCGATGGACCGGAAGGCCTACGACTGCATGCTGCACG ATCCTGGGAAGTACAACTTCACGCCGCGCCTCTTCCATCTGAGCGCCCGCTCCGGGAGCCTCCGGGCCAGGGAGCTTCAGAGCCCGCATCGGCTGCCGGGGCTTGTGATGGCGATGCCCTTCGTCCAGGAGAGCCTGTACTCTGAGCCGCAGCCAG CTTTGTTCCTGCTCGACAACCGCCTGGAGGTTTACCTGTGGCAGAGGGGTCAGCCTGAGCAGACAGAGAGTTCGGCGTCAGCCTGGACCCGGTGGCACAATGAGCGCCGGTGCGCCATGCAGACGGCGCTGCAGTACTGCAAAG AAATGAACCCGAGGAGGCCGCCGCAGGCCTATCTGGTCCTCGAGGGGTCAGAACCTCTCACCTTCACGAACGTCTTCCCACACTGGGACACGAGCCTCGGACCTCGCTCACAG GGTTGCACAGGGCGGGTTAAGCTGACTATGGTGCAGGACGCCCTGGCCCAGCTGATGAAGACCCAGTAccctctggaggagctgctgcagaaccctTTGCCTGAGGGAGTGGACCCACAGCACCTGGAGGTCTACCTGTCTGACCAGGACTTCCAG ACTATTCTGGAAATGAAGAGAGATGAATATGCCTCGCTCCCAAGCTGGAAGCAAATTGAtctgaagaaaagcaaaggcCTGCTTTACTAG